The Oncorhynchus kisutch isolate 150728-3 linkage group LG10, Okis_V2, whole genome shotgun sequence region CTGTTCCAAAAACACCAAGAGACTCCTCTGGATGCGCCATGAGGAACCACAGAACAGATCCGTAATGGCAGCCCGGGAGACTGAGAAGATCCAAGATGGACGTCTCTGTTGCCAGTGGCTTCGTCTTGAGGGTGAAACAGGCCAGGAACGGTGCACTAATGCTGTGCATAGCAGTCAAACCAAATACCAGATTGATGCCACAACTGAACAATACCGCAACATGCCTGACGATGCAGAATCCCAAACCTGCAGCAAACAAACCAGCAAAGTGGATAACCTCAAGTCCAGCCACAGAAGTGGTAACCTTCTCCCAAACATTGATGTTGAAGGGGTCCGGGAGGGAGAAGTACTTATTCCACACACCTGTATGGAGACTCCTGCCTACTACCAACCGTCTGTCTTACCAGCTCCCCCTGCACCAGCAACTCCAGAGTCCCACCGCTTCAACTACCTCCAGCCTGCCCTGTCGGCTGACAGCTTGGCTGGTGGGCCCTTAGCTGCCTTCCTGAGGGCCAGGGGACTGGAGACAGAGCTGCAGCATCTAGGGCTCTGGCAGGACCTGGACCTGGTCCTTAGCCTGGTGCTCAGGTATGGagatatttttaaaaaacaatgtAAATTGTTGAAAAATAAATCATGAACAAATGTGTTGTGAAAATACTGAATGCAACTTTAAAAATGAAACGCCTGTGAAAATGCCCAAAGCGAGAAATATGTTTAGAAAATGTGCTGTGTTTAacagaaataaacattgtggtATGTGCTAATAATGATTTGTTTTTGGTATTGATGACTTGTTCACTTTTGTAGACTATCTTTTATttgactgtaatatactgtatcctCCATACTCAGGGCCCAGGGAGATGACTCCCTCCACAGCCAGAGACAGGCTGTGGCCAGGAGGATCACACACACCTACCTGGGGGAGAGCGCAGTGAGGGTAGGCCTCCTGGAGAGCGACACCAGCAGGCAGCTCCGCAGACTCCTGCCCTCTGGAGCAGTCATACCGTGGATATACACAGCCAAACATGAGATCTGTAAGGTAAAGTCAGCATGTTGACATACACTTAATATTTGAATGTTTTTGAAATCCTGTGAATCTTtgaaaatgtcttgagtcaatatctTAGCAATGGCCATTGTTTTTTTGTAGGTGCTTTGTGCATCTTACGATTCCTTTTTGGACGAAGACGACAAACATTTCTGCTCCTGTCTGGTAACtgatttgattttgttttatGCAAATTGATTATACAATATAACTGTATTGTCCTTGGTTGCAACGGaaatgtgtaccccccccccccccccccttttacacgtATCTGTCCATCTCCCCTTGAACTCTGTTGATGGTTATGTTATCACATTTCCCCTTATGATTTGACTACAAGGAGAGTGCCGGTGTGAACTGTGGTCAGAGGTTATCTGCTATTGGCCAGAACACAAAAGAGCAGCAGGTCAGAAGGATGAGGGAGGCTCTGGCCCTTTGTCAGTCCTGTTGTACCCATGGAGCCACGGAGCAGCTCTCTGATTGGCAGGAGGACTGGGCCCTGATGGCTCTAGAGGACgtgaagagaggagggtctgtcCACCTGCACTACAAAAAGACTGGTAGGAACATAACCAAGGGCTAACACAGAGGAGTTAATGAGAATAAGGGGAATGTGCAGGTTCAGTTGT contains the following coding sequences:
- the LOC109897200 gene encoding regulator of G-protein signaling protein-like; the encoded protein is MISILSSELPDSARKQIIGQMYNKALHRLQHYWLPQFLRYCKDSLWRDAECSHIVQEYSAIASHSASEDVPGIPAQLDPGLGQVKEAELTGSATGTYCSKNTKRLLWMRHEEPQNRSVMAARETEKIQDGRLCCQWLRLEGETGQERCTNAVHSSQTKYQIDATTEQYRNMPDDAESQTCSKQTSKVDNLKSSHRSGNLLPNIDVEGVREGEVLIPHTCMETPAYYQPSVLPAPPAPATPESHRFNYLQPALSADSLAGGPLAAFLRARGLETELQHLGLWQDLDLVLSLVLRAQGDDSLHSQRQAVARRITHTYLGESAVRVGLLESDTSRQLRRLLPSGAVIPWIYTAKHEICKVLCASYDSFLDEDDKHFCSCLESAGVNCGQRLSAIGQNTKEQQVRRMREALALCQSCCTHGATEQLSDWQEDWALMALEDVKRGGSVHLHYKKTEPRDLPFDLLAVRYPKLALENLSVNYLLYQKKKPFSDGESSKPVSAGSMMKKAPLMLKKDNSFVRMPSMRPRSFGDVLRNPVSLDYFKRFLRFHYAQGALLFTLEVEKLKAIDRPKPQKIKILAIVNKFLRREDPSTVVKSLFIIPVRFCLE